In a genomic window of Piliocolobus tephrosceles isolate RC106 chromosome 1, ASM277652v3, whole genome shotgun sequence:
- the VANGL2 gene encoding vang-like protein 2 isoform X2 has protein sequence MDTESQYSGYSYKSGHSRSSRKHRDRRDRHRSKSRDGSRGDKSVTIQAPGEPLLDNESTRGDERDDNWGETTTVVTGTSEHSISHDDLTRIAKDMEDSVPLDCSRHLGVAAGATLALLSFLTPLAFLLLPPLLWREELEPCGTACEGLFISVAFKLLILLLGSWALFFRRPKASLPRIFVLRALLMVLVFLLVVSYWLFYGVRILDARERSYQGVVQFAVSLVDALLFVHYLAVVLLELRQLQPQFTLKVVRSTDGASRFYNVGHLSIQRVAVWILEKYYHDFPVYNPALLNLPKSVLAKKVSGFKVYSLGEGDTNNSTGQSRAVIAAAARRRDNSHNEYYYEEAEHERRVRKRRARLVVAVEEAFTHIKRLQEEEQKNPREVMDPREAAQAIFASMARAMQKYLRTTKQQPYHTMESILQHLEFCITHDMTPKAFLERYLAAGPTIQYHKERWLAKQWTLVSEEPVTNGLKDGIVFLLKRQDFSLVVSTKKVPFFKLSEEFVDPKSHKFVMRLQSETSV, from the exons ATGGACACCGAGTCCCAGTACTCGGGCTATTCCTACAAGTCGGGCCACTCCCGCAGCTCCCGCAAGCACAG GGACCGCCGGGACCGACACCGCTCTAAGAGTCGAGATGGGAGCCGAGGGGACAAGTCGGTGACAATCCAGGCTCCCGGGGAGCCCCTGCTGGACAATGAGTCCACACGAGGGGATGAGCGG GATGACAACTGGGGGGAAACGACGACAGTAGTAACGGGCACCTCAGAGCACAGCATCTCCCACGATGACCTCACGCGCATCGCCAAGGACATGGAGGACAGTGTCCCTCTGGACTGCTCCCGTCACCTGGGTGTGGCAGCAGGGGCCACCCTGGCACTGCTGTCTTTCCTCACGCCGCTGGCCTTCCTGCTGCTGCCCCCACTGCTGTGGCGGGAGGAGCTGGAGCCTTGCGGGACGGCCTGCGAGGGCCTCTTCATCTCTGTGGCCTTCAAGCTGCTTATCCTGCTGCTGGGCAGCTGGGCTCTGTTCTTCCGCCGGCCCAAGGCCTCACTGCCCCGCATCTTTGTGCTGCGCGCCCTACTCATGGTGCTGGTTTTCCTGCTCGTGGTCTCCTACTGGCTCTTCTATGGTGTGCGCATCCTCGATGCTCGGGAGCGCAGCTACCAGGGCGTGGTGCAGTTCGCCGTGTCGCTGGTGGACGCCCTTCTTTTCGTGCACTACCTGGCCGTGGTCCTGCTGGAGCTGCGCCAGCTCCAGCCTCAGTTCACTCTCAAGGTCGTGCGCTCCACCGACGGCGCCAGCCGCTTCTACAACGTTGGCCATCTCAG CATCCAGCGCGTGGCAGTGTGGATCCTGGAGAAGTATTACCATGACTTCCCTGTCTACAACCCCGCCCTCCTCAACCTGCCCAAGTCCGTCCTGGCCAAGAAAGTGTCTGGCTTCAAGGTGTATTCCCTCGGAGAGGGTGA CACTAACAACTCCACTGGCCAGTCTCGGGCTGTGATCGCAGCGGCAGCTCGGAGGCGGGACAACAGTCACAATGAGTACTACTATGAGGAGGCTGAGCATGAGCGAAGGGTGCGCAAGAGGAGGGCCAG GCTTGTAGTGGCAGTGGAAGAGGCCTTCACTCACATTAAGCGGCTGCAGGAAGAGGAGCAGAAGAACCCCAGGGAGGTGATGGACCCCCGGGAGGCAGCCCAAGCCATCTTCGCATCCATGGCCCGTGCCATGCAGAAGTACCTTCGGACCACCAAGCAGCAACCCTACCACACCATGGAGAGCATCCTGCAGCACCTTGAATTCTGCATCACGCATGACATGACGCCCAAG GCCTTCTTGGAGCGATACTTGGCGGCTGGACCTACTATCCAGTACCACAAGGAACGCTGGCTGGCCAAACAGTGGACACTGGTGAGCGAGGAGCCGGTGACCAACGGGCTCAAGGATGGCATCGTTTTCCTCTTAAAACGCCAGGACTTCAGCCTGGTGGTCAGCACTAAGAAGGTCCCATTCTTCAAACTCTCCGAGGAATTTGTGGATCCCAAGTCGCACAAGTTTGTCATGAGGCTGCAGTCTGAGACCTCAGTGTGA
- the VANGL2 gene encoding vang-like protein 2 isoform X1 — protein MDTESQYSGYSYKSGHSRSSRKHRDRRDRHRSKSRDGSRGDKSVTIQAPGEPLLDNESTRGDERDDNWGETTTVVTGTSEHSISHDDLTRIAKDMEDSVPLDCSRHLGVAAGATLALLSFLTPLAFLLLPPLLWREELEPCGTACEGLFISVAFKLLILLLGSWALFFRRPKASLPRIFVLRALLMVLVFLLVVSYWLFYGVRILDARERSYQGVVQFAVSLVDALLFVHYLAVVLLELRQLQPQFTLKVVRSTDGASRFYNVGHLSIQRVAVWILEKYYHDFPVYNPALLNLPKSVLAKKVSGFKVYSLGEENSTNNSTGQSRAVIAAAARRRDNSHNEYYYEEAEHERRVRKRRARLVVAVEEAFTHIKRLQEEEQKNPREVMDPREAAQAIFASMARAMQKYLRTTKQQPYHTMESILQHLEFCITHDMTPKAFLERYLAAGPTIQYHKERWLAKQWTLVSEEPVTNGLKDGIVFLLKRQDFSLVVSTKKVPFFKLSEEFVDPKSHKFVMRLQSETSV, from the exons ATGGACACCGAGTCCCAGTACTCGGGCTATTCCTACAAGTCGGGCCACTCCCGCAGCTCCCGCAAGCACAG GGACCGCCGGGACCGACACCGCTCTAAGAGTCGAGATGGGAGCCGAGGGGACAAGTCGGTGACAATCCAGGCTCCCGGGGAGCCCCTGCTGGACAATGAGTCCACACGAGGGGATGAGCGG GATGACAACTGGGGGGAAACGACGACAGTAGTAACGGGCACCTCAGAGCACAGCATCTCCCACGATGACCTCACGCGCATCGCCAAGGACATGGAGGACAGTGTCCCTCTGGACTGCTCCCGTCACCTGGGTGTGGCAGCAGGGGCCACCCTGGCACTGCTGTCTTTCCTCACGCCGCTGGCCTTCCTGCTGCTGCCCCCACTGCTGTGGCGGGAGGAGCTGGAGCCTTGCGGGACGGCCTGCGAGGGCCTCTTCATCTCTGTGGCCTTCAAGCTGCTTATCCTGCTGCTGGGCAGCTGGGCTCTGTTCTTCCGCCGGCCCAAGGCCTCACTGCCCCGCATCTTTGTGCTGCGCGCCCTACTCATGGTGCTGGTTTTCCTGCTCGTGGTCTCCTACTGGCTCTTCTATGGTGTGCGCATCCTCGATGCTCGGGAGCGCAGCTACCAGGGCGTGGTGCAGTTCGCCGTGTCGCTGGTGGACGCCCTTCTTTTCGTGCACTACCTGGCCGTGGTCCTGCTGGAGCTGCGCCAGCTCCAGCCTCAGTTCACTCTCAAGGTCGTGCGCTCCACCGACGGCGCCAGCCGCTTCTACAACGTTGGCCATCTCAG CATCCAGCGCGTGGCAGTGTGGATCCTGGAGAAGTATTACCATGACTTCCCTGTCTACAACCCCGCCCTCCTCAACCTGCCCAAGTCCGTCCTGGCCAAGAAAGTGTCTGGCTTCAAGGTGTATTCCCTCGGAGAGG AAAACAGCACTAACAACTCCACTGGCCAGTCTCGGGCTGTGATCGCAGCGGCAGCTCGGAGGCGGGACAACAGTCACAATGAGTACTACTATGAGGAGGCTGAGCATGAGCGAAGGGTGCGCAAGAGGAGGGCCAG GCTTGTAGTGGCAGTGGAAGAGGCCTTCACTCACATTAAGCGGCTGCAGGAAGAGGAGCAGAAGAACCCCAGGGAGGTGATGGACCCCCGGGAGGCAGCCCAAGCCATCTTCGCATCCATGGCCCGTGCCATGCAGAAGTACCTTCGGACCACCAAGCAGCAACCCTACCACACCATGGAGAGCATCCTGCAGCACCTTGAATTCTGCATCACGCATGACATGACGCCCAAG GCCTTCTTGGAGCGATACTTGGCGGCTGGACCTACTATCCAGTACCACAAGGAACGCTGGCTGGCCAAACAGTGGACACTGGTGAGCGAGGAGCCGGTGACCAACGGGCTCAAGGATGGCATCGTTTTCCTCTTAAAACGCCAGGACTTCAGCCTGGTGGTCAGCACTAAGAAGGTCCCATTCTTCAAACTCTCCGAGGAATTTGTGGATCCCAAGTCGCACAAGTTTGTCATGAGGCTGCAGTCTGAGACCTCAGTGTGA